GTGAGAAGCAAGCCACGATCGAGCCGAAGGAACCTAAGTTCCGCCCAACACGAGGTGGGGGTCGAAGTCGAACCCTAATGGGACGGCGAATCGGGGCAGGAACCCAAGTGAGATCCCTCGAGTTGAACCCCTAATCCTAGATCGATAGCACCTCCAAACAAAGGACAAAACGTGAGCGAGAGATATCTTCTTTATCACACCTTGGGGAGGCCCTCGTTTCTTGGCTTGCTGCTTCGCCGGCGCTGCTCGAAAGATCGAGTACACCTTGAACACGATATTTAACGGTGCGGGTTTGGTTTGAATCCGACAAGAACTCGATCCGAAAGAGAAAGGCCAATTTCCTGTTTCCTGGCATACGGGTTTATTCTGAACCCGACAGAAACACCGATCCGGAAAAGAGAGAGACCTATTTCCCGTTCCGTTTCCATAAAGCGTAATTATATAATCTAGTGGAGTAAAAACCCCTTCGTCTTCGAACGCGGGTTCAGTGGAGCAATGTGGAAGCAAGCCTTCGCTGCCACCGCCCGGCTGGCTTCTTCGAGTTGGCGATTCTCCGTCTCCACCGCTGTGGGTTCTGAGCTCCGCCGCTCCGTTGAAGAGCACTTCCGAGAAGTCTCCAATATCACCCCGCCCTCGGTAACGTCATGCCCGCTCCTCTGTCCTCATAAAGGCCCCGTTTCGTCCCTAACCTctcgttcttgcatgaactttagaagaagaagttgataCCGCCCCCGCCGTACTCTGTTGTGGAGGGGGCGCTGGACCGGAGCGAGGGGCCGGTGCTCCGGAGGGCGTACGGGGAGGAAGAGATCAGCATATCGGTCCGACGCCGCGCCTTTGCCATCCCGTCTCGTGGTGGAGGTAATGAGGATGAGGTCGATCGAGGCCATGACTTCATCAGCGAGCTCTTCCTTTATGTGAATGTGTCGAGGCCCGGGCGGAGCAACTCACTCCTTTTTCTCTGTGGGCTTTATCCGGATGCCGTCGGAATCCATTCTGTGTGCCTCATCTCTAAGCAAACCCCTGATTTGTCTCAGGGCCGCGTCTTCCTGTAAGTTGATTACTGTACTTTTTTTAGTCTTTCTCTGTTTCCCTGATCTGATGAAAGTGTGCTTGAGATTTCCGTTTGCTTTCAGTATCAGTGGTAAAATGCTTGTGAAAAGCTGCGATCTTGGTGTAATTCGACTGCCCTAATTGATGAGATGATTAATATTGTAGTTTTCGGACTAACATATATTCTGGCTGATTCACTACAATCTGTGGTCTC
The window above is part of the Musa acuminata AAA Group cultivar baxijiao chromosome BXJ1-1, Cavendish_Baxijiao_AAA, whole genome shotgun sequence genome. Proteins encoded here:
- the LOC103996715 gene encoding uncharacterized protein LOC103996715; translation: MWKQAFAATARLASSSWRFSVSTAVGSELRRSVEEHFREVSNITPPSKKKLIPPPPYSVVEGALDRSEGPVLRRAYGEEEISISVRRRAFAIPSRGGGNEDEVDRGHDFISELFLYVNVSRPGRSNSLLFLCGLYPDAVGIHSVCLISKQTPDLSQGRVFLALDQQLRDAFCIYLEERGVSKRLFPFLQSWLYLKDHHNIMNWFRKVSDFINDIKPT